The proteins below are encoded in one region of Leptospira hartskeerlii:
- a CDS encoding FmdB family zinc ribbon protein: protein MPTYDYRCKACGQTFEHFQSMKDDPITTCLLCGKTGEVDRLISNVGGIIFKGSGFYVTDNKSSSKSSESSTGSSGSSSN from the coding sequence GTGCCTACTTACGATTATAGATGCAAGGCTTGCGGACAAACTTTTGAACATTTTCAATCCATGAAGGACGACCCGATCACTACTTGTCTTCTCTGCGGTAAAACTGGAGAAGTAGATAGATTAATCTCCAACGTAGGGGGAATCATCTTTAAAGGATCCGGATTCTACGTAACAGATAATAAATCGTCTTCCAAAAGTTCCGAATCCTCCACCGGCTCTTCCGGTTCTTCTTCCAACTAA
- a CDS encoding LpxI family protein — protein MGRLGILAGGGNLPQIGMKEALAAGEDPFFLSIAESDFTPGNYPDRVIPIRIVKIGGLLKACKTNQIDRLLLLGKVKKEIIFKSLNFDLKALALLARMVNRHDYSIFKTVAEDFEKQGIHIISQKTYLKSLLLPEGRYTKRALDKKQIEDVTFGMEYAEKIAHLDIGQAVVVVDKSVLAVEAVEGTDQTIRRGGSFAKKRKAVVCKSSKPSQDPRFDLPTVGIETLKVMSENNCDTLAFREGETIIVNPSEFINLAEKLKIHILSIGRGNVSKINSTQKKLPKA, from the coding sequence TTGGGACGTTTAGGAATATTAGCGGGAGGAGGAAATCTTCCTCAGATAGGCATGAAAGAAGCTCTTGCTGCCGGGGAAGATCCATTCTTTCTTTCCATAGCTGAGTCCGATTTTACTCCAGGAAATTATCCGGACAGAGTGATCCCAATTCGGATCGTAAAGATTGGCGGATTATTAAAAGCATGTAAAACCAATCAGATAGATAGGCTTCTTCTATTAGGAAAAGTTAAAAAAGAGATTATTTTTAAAAGCCTGAACTTCGACTTAAAAGCTCTGGCACTACTCGCAAGAATGGTGAACCGCCACGATTATTCTATCTTCAAAACAGTAGCAGAAGATTTCGAAAAACAAGGCATTCATATTATTTCTCAAAAGACCTATCTAAAATCCTTGTTACTTCCGGAAGGACGTTATACCAAAAGAGCCCTGGACAAGAAGCAGATAGAGGACGTGACCTTCGGAATGGAATACGCCGAGAAGATCGCCCATCTGGATATAGGCCAAGCAGTAGTGGTAGTAGACAAATCCGTTTTGGCGGTAGAAGCTGTAGAAGGAACAGACCAAACAATTCGAAGAGGCGGTAGTTTCGCCAAAAAAAGAAAGGCTGTAGTCTGCAAAAGTTCTAAACCTAGCCAAGACCCTAGATTCGATCTACCTACAGTAGGAATAGAAACCTTAAAAGTAATGAGCGAGAATAACTGCGATACACTCGCCTTTCGAGAAGGAGAGACCATAATTGTAAATCCTTCCGAATTTATTAACCTTGCAGAAAAATTGAAAATCCATATCTTGAGCATCGGCCGTGGCAACGTCTCGAAAATTAACTCTACCCAAAAAAAGCTCCCTAAAGCCTAA
- the lpxB gene encoding lipid-A-disaccharide synthase — protein sequence MATSRKLTLPKKSSLKPKKAGDKIRTENLSVPSSPVFMILAGEHSGDLLGAEVLKELKKHDPELTFFGIGGPRMLEEGFDSIENMEELSVIGFTAVLFKYKFLKALMDRLVEEAVARSCTHAILVDYPGFNLRLAARLKELGIKVIFYVSPQLWAWNFGRIYQIKETIDLMLVLFPFEKKIYDDYGVRSVFVGHPIAQRIKEKIRKEAQIPVDEKQLAHLQTITLMPGSRTGEIHRMLDTLLKSAALIHQEAEAEKKHVRFLIPNINLKEEEFIQTKIKETEEAYPGIKIEYLFDRSLRCIEASDIVLVTSGTATLEVVYFEKPMVILYKVSLLSYFISAFLIRTPFIGLVNILSGRETVKELIQAECTPEETVRETMAILKNKKYRNQMIEEIRSVKESLGEEHSSKNASKAILQFLKEKPVATL from the coding sequence GTGGCAACGTCTCGAAAATTAACTCTACCCAAAAAAAGCTCCCTAAAGCCTAAGAAGGCCGGAGACAAAATAAGGACGGAAAATCTTTCCGTACCTTCTTCTCCCGTATTTATGATATTAGCCGGAGAACATTCCGGTGATTTACTCGGCGCAGAAGTATTAAAAGAACTTAAAAAACATGATCCGGAACTAACATTTTTCGGGATCGGCGGCCCAAGAATGTTGGAAGAAGGTTTCGACTCCATAGAAAACATGGAAGAACTTTCCGTGATCGGCTTCACTGCAGTCTTATTCAAATACAAATTCCTAAAAGCACTCATGGATCGATTGGTAGAGGAAGCCGTGGCACGTTCTTGTACACATGCAATCCTAGTCGATTATCCAGGTTTCAATCTTAGACTAGCAGCCAGGCTCAAAGAGTTAGGGATTAAAGTGATCTTCTATGTGTCTCCCCAACTATGGGCTTGGAATTTCGGTCGGATCTATCAGATCAAAGAAACGATAGATCTGATGTTGGTATTATTTCCATTCGAGAAAAAGATCTACGACGATTACGGAGTTCGTTCCGTATTTGTTGGACATCCGATCGCCCAAAGGATTAAGGAGAAGATCCGAAAAGAAGCGCAGATCCCAGTTGACGAAAAACAACTGGCTCATTTGCAAACGATCACTCTTATGCCGGGTTCTCGCACGGGAGAGATCCATAGAATGTTGGATACACTACTTAAGTCCGCTGCACTCATTCACCAAGAAGCGGAAGCAGAAAAAAAACATGTGCGCTTTCTCATCCCAAATATCAACTTAAAAGAAGAAGAGTTTATCCAAACTAAAATTAAAGAAACGGAAGAAGCTTATCCCGGCATCAAGATCGAATATTTATTCGATCGTTCTTTAAGATGTATCGAGGCTTCTGATATCGTTCTAGTAACTTCCGGAACTGCTACTTTAGAAGTTGTATATTTCGAAAAACCGATGGTGATCTTATATAAGGTCAGCTTACTTAGTTATTTTATCTCAGCTTTTCTGATCCGCACACCTTTTATCGGACTCGTAAATATTCTTAGCGGAAGGGAAACAGTGAAGGAACTCATCCAAGCAGAATGCACTCCGGAAGAAACTGTAAGAGAGACAATGGCCATCCTGAAAAACAAAAAATACAGGAACCAGATGATAGAAGAGATCCGCTCTGTAAAAGAATCTTTAGGCGAAGAGCATAGTTCTAAAAACGCAAGTAAGGCAATTCTTCAGTTTCTAAAAGAAAAGCCGGTCGCTACTCTTTGA
- a CDS encoding LIC_12586 family protein, producing the protein MSVGSGRGITEISGKSSAEGNLGKNQPGSPAVISLSFPLPKNPFFKKDSVTFQIAVPAKLYRFVSSSFERIQSIIEKPSFRKISIALIVIFLLLAAVKETAEWYFVRRVLDLRGVKELTRGFINEELDRAVTLGVVEYEFPNHVFIEDLKISSDEDFASQRMIFKANKIELLLRGLWKSQPSVKAIRVRNAQLSIDLEDRISGEILSYIHKINIPEIRLEDTTVTVYKGGKVLLENVKGIDFNIRKEDTKINVQISDSLFPIPGFRYVSGTFSTDIGSKNMNLEILFKNAKAESSGGLYSEFSQFYPKKGKISGHAILESDGTNLKVQGKTEFSNVKGIVLQELPLQSEVWEWKDIDLEHEWTRDQKGDVFTEEHKVFSGEDKLTLLKSKNEKGLKSWDLSLTVQDLDDIRNFLPVSSDLETLGGSLDLHWKGAETGNYGDWMKSEAKFSLQDFRWKDPYLDLEIKDADLGWSPAGILEAKLKGKQFGLPWSASLKGKTGYKKGIKGDGSSYFPLQGEYNLELETDSIVLSNFFPLYRSVRQWIREDIHTRMEKLIPEINFTRTPIYKYFLENPTGNLKLTSKEVKWDLGLPSMGKLDVGLKFAPSQSRLDASIAGSGTAKLNSYFTYGTDNPYFGIDFETVNLAWGVPSFSFCGGDLIPESLDSDGNIRFNGNNFLDIHDRMYVTIDKVKLSNTIWKGKGEFPVPVPPKFEMGFDYWNPGSPPKRNVYWKSGNVSATANSYIDSDSVKYFVTGNTYSLSSESNSAVPISAFAFKIKENSAGCVKE; encoded by the coding sequence ATGTCAGTTGGTTCTGGAAGAGGGATTACAGAAATTTCCGGAAAGTCTAGTGCTGAAGGAAACCTCGGAAAAAATCAGCCAGGTTCTCCAGCGGTAATTTCTCTCTCTTTCCCTCTCCCTAAAAATCCATTCTTTAAAAAGGACAGCGTTACATTCCAGATCGCTGTCCCGGCTAAATTGTATCGATTCGTATCTTCTTCTTTTGAACGGATACAATCTATTATAGAAAAACCTTCCTTTAGAAAGATCTCCATTGCTCTGATTGTAATATTCCTTCTACTAGCTGCTGTAAAAGAAACTGCAGAATGGTACTTCGTGAGAAGAGTGTTGGATTTACGCGGGGTGAAGGAGCTCACGCGCGGATTTATCAACGAAGAATTGGACAGGGCAGTGACCCTGGGAGTTGTAGAATACGAATTCCCGAACCATGTATTTATAGAAGATCTAAAAATTTCCAGCGATGAGGACTTTGCTTCTCAAAGAATGATCTTCAAAGCAAACAAAATCGAATTATTATTAAGAGGTCTTTGGAAGAGTCAACCTTCCGTAAAAGCGATCCGTGTCCGTAATGCACAATTGAGCATTGATTTGGAAGACAGGATCTCCGGAGAAATTCTTTCCTATATTCATAAGATCAATATTCCTGAGATCAGATTAGAAGATACTACTGTCACCGTTTACAAAGGTGGCAAAGTCCTTTTGGAAAATGTGAAAGGAATCGATTTTAATATCAGAAAAGAGGATACTAAGATCAATGTTCAGATTTCTGATTCTTTATTTCCTATTCCTGGATTTAGATATGTAAGCGGAACATTCAGCACGGATATCGGAAGCAAGAATATGAATCTGGAAATCCTGTTTAAGAATGCTAAGGCAGAATCTTCGGGAGGTTTGTATTCTGAATTCTCCCAATTCTATCCTAAGAAGGGAAAAATTTCAGGGCACGCAATCTTAGAGTCCGACGGAACCAATCTGAAGGTCCAAGGTAAAACAGAATTTTCTAATGTAAAAGGGATCGTTTTACAGGAACTTCCATTACAAAGCGAAGTTTGGGAATGGAAAGATATAGATCTGGAACATGAATGGACCCGTGATCAAAAAGGTGATGTTTTCACTGAAGAACATAAGGTATTTTCCGGAGAAGATAAACTTACTCTTCTAAAATCTAAAAACGAGAAGGGGCTTAAATCTTGGGATTTGAGCCTGACTGTCCAAGACTTGGATGATATTCGTAATTTTCTGCCTGTTTCTTCCGATCTGGAAACTTTGGGTGGAAGTCTGGATCTACATTGGAAAGGTGCTGAAACAGGAAATTATGGAGACTGGATGAAGTCAGAGGCGAAATTCTCCCTCCAAGATTTCAGATGGAAGGATCCATATTTGGATCTGGAAATCAAAGATGCGGATCTTGGCTGGAGCCCAGCGGGAATTTTAGAAGCAAAGTTAAAAGGAAAACAATTTGGTCTTCCTTGGTCTGCAAGCCTGAAAGGTAAAACCGGATACAAAAAGGGAATTAAGGGAGATGGGAGTTCCTACTTCCCTTTGCAGGGAGAATATAATCTTGAGTTAGAGACTGACTCCATCGTACTTTCTAACTTTTTTCCATTGTATAGATCTGTTCGTCAATGGATCAGAGAAGATATCCATACTAGAATGGAAAAGCTGATCCCTGAAATTAATTTTACTAGAACTCCTATCTATAAATATTTCTTAGAAAATCCTACCGGTAATCTCAAACTTACTTCTAAGGAAGTAAAATGGGATCTTGGACTTCCGAGTATGGGCAAGTTGGATGTGGGTTTGAAATTTGCGCCATCTCAATCTAGATTGGATGCAAGTATCGCAGGTTCCGGAACTGCTAAATTGAATTCTTATTTTACTTATGGAACTGATAATCCTTATTTCGGAATAGATTTCGAGACAGTTAATTTGGCCTGGGGTGTTCCTAGCTTTTCTTTCTGCGGGGGGGACTTGATCCCGGAAAGTTTGGATTCGGACGGTAATATACGATTTAACGGAAATAATTTTTTAGACATTCATGATAGAATGTACGTCACCATAGACAAAGTGAAACTTTCGAACACGATTTGGAAAGGAAAGGGGGAATTTCCTGTCCCTGTTCCTCCTAAGTTCGAAATGGGATTCGATTATTGGAATCCTGGTAGCCCTCCCAAACGAAATGTTTATTGGAAGAGTGGAAACGTAAGTGCAACAGCGAACTCTTATATAGATTCTGATTCTGTGAAATACTTTGTGACCGGAAATACTTATTCACTTTCCAGTGAATCTAATTCTGCAGTTCCGATCTCTGCATTTGCATTTAAGATTAAAGAGAACAGCGCTGGTTGTGTCAAAGAGTAG
- a CDS encoding tetratricopeptide repeat protein yields MSKYLTILFIGAQFLLYCASTQKEGAVSANLETQVRAEIKGIDQQLSDLHPEDKRRSELLLQKSKLLLKIESFKEASLVLREVQNSKDGRNLQHLDHYLGSAYLGINDYDNAIVHFRKSDNVDRDFESVTRKKMWAKAYFEDEKYGQALGILGRASREKNFEKDLFYYETVVVSFYRIKEYKRCQLVLEEGLQKFPESLVLKETSEKISQVLQR; encoded by the coding sequence ATGAGTAAATATCTGACAATATTGTTTATCGGAGCTCAATTCCTCCTCTACTGTGCAAGTACACAAAAAGAAGGGGCGGTTTCCGCCAATTTAGAGACCCAGGTCCGAGCGGAAATCAAGGGAATAGACCAGCAATTAAGCGATCTACACCCTGAAGACAAAAGACGTTCCGAGCTACTCCTCCAAAAATCCAAACTTTTACTAAAAATCGAATCTTTCAAAGAAGCTTCTCTCGTATTGAGAGAAGTGCAAAATTCTAAGGATGGTCGTAATCTTCAACATTTGGACCATTATTTAGGTTCTGCTTACCTTGGGATCAACGACTACGATAATGCTATCGTTCATTTCCGTAAGTCGGACAATGTAGATCGCGATTTTGAGTCTGTTACCCGCAAAAAAATGTGGGCAAAGGCGTATTTTGAAGATGAGAAATATGGCCAGGCTCTTGGGATTTTAGGCCGAGCTTCCAGAGAGAAAAACTTTGAAAAAGATCTATTCTACTATGAGACAGTAGTAGTCAGCTTCTACAGAATTAAGGAATACAAAAGATGTCAGTTGGTTCTGGAAGAGGGATTACAGAAATTTCCGGAAAGTCTAGTGCTGAAGGAAACCTCGGAAAAAATCAGCCAGGTTCTCCAGCGGTAA